CTGGGCCCCGGTGTCCATCACGTCCACGACCTCGCCCAGGGGTTCCTCCCCCAGAAAGACCGGCAGGCCAACGAGCTGGAAGTAGTACCAGCCCCCTTCGGGTTCGGGCAGGTTCTCTGGCTCGAGCAGGACGTCGAGGCCCGCAAGCTCCTCGGCCGCTTCGCGCGACTCCACGCCGACGAAGTAAACGACCAGGTCTTCCCCCAGGGGCTCCACGCGCGCCACGGCGCGCCATCCCAGACCCTCGAGGTAGACCCGGGGCTGGTCGAGCAACGCTTCGGGGGCCTCGCTGCGGAACTTCAGGCCGCCCCGCAGGGCGTGCGGCCTGCCCAGGCGACCGATGCGAACCAGGTTCACCGCACCTCGACGGAAACCTTACCGCGAGCGAAAGCGCGCACCACCGTGCGGATGCTCTCGATCACCCGGCCGCGGCGTCCGATGATGCGGCCCTTCTCCTCGGCCGGCACCTCGATGTAGTAGACGACCCCGCCCTTGGCGCGGCGTTCCTCCACCCGCACGCCCTCCGGGTGGTCCACCACGGCCTTGGCCAGGTATTCAACGACCTCGCGCATCAGGATTCGGCGGCGGCTTCCTCGGCAGCGGCTCCCTCGGCGGGGGCGGGTTCGCCCTTGCGGTAGACACCTGCGAGCTTGAGGATGCGGCGCGCGGTGTTCGTGGGCTGGGCGCCGACGGAAAGCCAGTAACGGGCGCGCTCGACGTCGACCTTGTACCAGTTCGGGGTGGTCTTGCGGGGATCGTAGTACCCGATCTTCTCGATGTACTTGCCGTCGCGCTTCCGGCGCACGTCGGTCACGACGATGCGGTAGTGGGGGTTGAACTTCGAACCGAAACGAGCCAAACGAATCTTTACCATGGGCGTTCTACCTCCTGCCAAAGAAACCGCGGCGCTTGCGCGGGCTCTTGGCGAGCGTTTTCATCATGCCCTTCGTCTCCTCGAAGGTCTTGATGAGCCGGTTGATCTCCTGCACGCTGGTGCCGCTGCCTCTGGCGATGCGGCGCCGGCGCGAGGCGTTGAGGATCCGCGGGTTCCTGCGCTCCGCGGGGGTCATGGACTGGATGATGGCCTCCAGGTGTTTGGTGGCCTTGGGGTCGAGCTGGAAGTTCTGGGGCAGGGCGCGGCTGAGGCCCGGGATCATCTTGATCAGCTCCGTCATCGAGCCCATCTTCTGGATCTGCTTCATCTGGGCGAGCAGGTCGTTGAGGTCGAACTCGTGCGGGGCCTTGTCGGGCTCTTCCAGCTCGGCGGCCTGGGCGCGCTCCATCAGCGTCTGGATGTCGCCCATGCCGAGGATGCGCTGGGCCAGGCGGTCGGGGTAGAAGGGCTCGAGGCCGTCGAGCTTCTCGGAGGTGCCGCCGAAGTAGATGGGCTTGCCGGTGACGTAGCGGGCGCTGAGCGCCGCGCCGCCGCGGGCGTCGCCGTCGAGCTTGGTGAGGATGAGGCCGGACACGCCGATGCGCTCGTCGAAGGTGCGGGAGACGCCCAGCGCCTCCTGCCCCATCATGGCGTCGACGACGAGCAGGGTCTCGGTAGGCTCGAGCTCGTCCTTGAGCTGGGCCAGCTCGTCCATCAGGGCCTCGTCGATCTGCAAGCGGCCCGCGGTGTCGACGATGACCAGGTCGCGGTAGTCCTTCGCCAGGTGCTCGCGCAGGCGGCGCGCGGTCTCGGCCGGCTTCTCGCCGTTTTGCACCTCCAGCACCGGCACCCCCACCTGTTCGGCGAGGATGCGCAGCTGGTCGCGGGCGGCGGGGCGCTGGGTGTCGGCGGCCACCAGTAGCGGCCGGCGGCCCTTGCTCTTGTAGAGCCGGGCCAGCTTGCCGGCGGCGGTCGTCTTACCGGTGCCCTGGAGGCCGACCAGGAACCATACGTTGCCCTCGTGCTTAAGCTCGGGCTGCTTGGGCTCCGAGCCCAAAAGCTCCTTGAGCTCGTCGTAGACGATGGTGTAGATCTGCTCCGCGGGGGTCAGCGACTCGTAGACCTTCTGCCCCAGGGCCTTTTCCTGAACGCGTTTGGTGAAGGCCTTGGCCACCTCGAAGTTGACGTCGGCCTCGAGCAGGCTCATGCGGATCTCGCGCATGACCTTCTTGAGGTCGGCCTCGCCGATGCGCCCGCGGCCGCGCAGGCCGTCGAGCGTTTGTTGTAGTCTGCGACTCAGGTTCTCGAACATGACCCTCCAGGCTCCAGGCCAGCGCTAAGCATAGCCCCACGACCTTGAGCGTGTCAACCGCAATTTATCTGAGGTTTTAAGCGATGCGCCCAACGCGGTATGCGCCCTTGCCCACGCGGTTATCCAGCGTCGTGCAAACGGAGGATTTCGCGGCACGTGTTAGACTGAGCTTTGGCTTTCTCTAAGCCGAATCCCCGCTGCAGGAGGCTCCATGCGGACCCAGGTGCGCGAAAACTTGTTCGACTCCCTGACCCGCGCCCTGCAAAAGGGGGACGTGGCCCTCGTGCAGTCGCTGGGCGACAAGATCCACCCGCAGGAGATCCTGGAGCACTGGGACGACCTT
This genomic stretch from Oceanithermus profundus DSM 14977 harbors:
- the rimM gene encoding ribosome maturation factor RimM (Essential for efficient processing of 16S rRNA); this encodes MNLVRIGRLGRPHALRGGLKFRSEAPEALLDQPRVYLEGLGWRAVARVEPLGEDLVVYFVGVESREAAEELAGLDVLLEPENLPEPEGGWYYFQLVGLPVFLGEEPLGEVVDVMDTGAQDVLVVRRGARRLLVPLQAPYVEVAEGAVRLVEPPEGLLE
- a CDS encoding KH domain-containing protein, coding for MREVVEYLAKAVVDHPEGVRVEERRAKGGVVYYIEVPAEEKGRIIGRRGRVIESIRTVVRAFARGKVSVEVR
- the rpsP gene encoding 30S ribosomal protein S16, which produces MVKIRLARFGSKFNPHYRIVVTDVRRKRDGKYIEKIGYYDPRKTTPNWYKVDVERARYWLSVGAQPTNTARRILKLAGVYRKGEPAPAEGAAAEEAAAES
- the ffh gene encoding signal recognition particle protein gives rise to the protein MFENLSRRLQQTLDGLRGRGRIGEADLKKVMREIRMSLLEADVNFEVAKAFTKRVQEKALGQKVYESLTPAEQIYTIVYDELKELLGSEPKQPELKHEGNVWFLVGLQGTGKTTAAGKLARLYKSKGRRPLLVAADTQRPAARDQLRILAEQVGVPVLEVQNGEKPAETARRLREHLAKDYRDLVIVDTAGRLQIDEALMDELAQLKDELEPTETLLVVDAMMGQEALGVSRTFDERIGVSGLILTKLDGDARGGAALSARYVTGKPIYFGGTSEKLDGLEPFYPDRLAQRILGMGDIQTLMERAQAAELEEPDKAPHEFDLNDLLAQMKQIQKMGSMTELIKMIPGLSRALPQNFQLDPKATKHLEAIIQSMTPAERRNPRILNASRRRRIARGSGTSVQEINRLIKTFEETKGMMKTLAKSPRKRRGFFGRR